Proteins encoded together in one Telopea speciosissima isolate NSW1024214 ecotype Mountain lineage chromosome 6, Tspe_v1, whole genome shotgun sequence window:
- the LOC122666103 gene encoding GDSL esterase/lipase At5g41890, with amino-acid sequence MCMLNAYSLFTIFTTTTTTLLSLHVYPSTCVSFTSFVFGDSLVDAGNNDYIFTLSKADSPPYGIDFAPSAGKPTGRFTNGRTIPDIIGQNLGAKSFPPPYLAPTNTTTTTTDDLILGGGLNYASGASGILEETGSLFIGRVPLREQINYFERSRSYMVRLMGENGTKEFLKGAMFSVTIGSNDVLNYLQPPIPFLSREDKDKVSPTLLQHFLVSNLTLHLKQLHKLGARKFVVAGVGPLGCIPFVRALSLLPEGRCSFRANKLIQGYNKRLREALHRLNQEMGPEAIFVYANSYDIVMAIIRNYPHYGFENAYDPCCGGSFPPFICFRGSNAEISSFLCADRSKYVFWDAYHPTEAVNIIIAETLLDGDGSMSTPVNIRELQTL; translated from the exons ATGTGTATGCTAAATGCTTATTCTCTCTTTACGATAttcactactactactactactcttCTCTCCCTGCACGTATATCCATCCACCTGTGTATCTTTTACTTCTTTCGTGTTTGGAGACTCTTTAGTAGATGCCGGAAATAATGACTATATCTTCACTCTTTCTAAGGCCGACTCTCCTCCTTACGGCATTGACTTTGCTCCCTCTGCTGGCAAACCCACTGGAAGGTTCACCAATGGTCGAACCATCCCCGACATAATAG GTCAAAATCTAGGAGCCAAGTCATTTCCTCCACCCTATCTCGCCCCTACTAACACTACTACCACTACTACTGATGATTTGATTCTCGGAGGAGGCCTTAATTATGCTTCAGGAGCTTCTGGAATCTTAGAAGAGACTGGATCCTTGTTT ATAGGAAGAGTTCCACTAAGGGAGCAGATTAACTACTTCGAGCGAAGCAGAAGTTACATGGTGAGGTTAATGGGGGAAAATGGAACCAAGGAATTCTTAAAGGGAGCAATGTTCTCTGTGACAATTGGATCTAATGATGTATTGAACTATCTCCAACCTCCCATACCATTTCTTAGCAGGGAAGATAAGGATAAGGTGTCCCCTACCCTACTCCAACATTTCTTGGTTTCCAACTTAACCTTACATCTTAAG CAACTACATAAATTGGGGGCTCGAAAATTTGTGGTCGCCGGCGTGGGGCCTCTGGGATGCATACCGTTTGTTCGTGCACTCAGCTTATTACCAGAAGGGAGATGCTCATTCCGGGCCAACAAATTGATACAAGGCTATAATAAGAGACTGAGGGAAGCACTTCATCGTTTAAATCAAGAGATGGGACCTGAAGCCATTTTTGTTTATGCAAATTCTTATGACATTGTTATGGCAATCATACGAAACTACCCACACTACG GTTTTGAGAATGCGTATGATCCATGTTGTGGTGGAAGCTTCCCACCATTCATTTGCTTCAGAGGGAGTAATGCTGAAATAAGTTCTTTCTTGTGTGCGGATCGATCAAAGTATGTGTTTTGGGATGCGTATCACCCCACTGAAGCTGTTAATATCATTATTGCAGAAACACTATTAGACGGAGATGGAAGTATGAGTACTCCGGTGAACATTCGTGAACTCCAAACCTTATAA